A region of Nitrospirota bacterium DNA encodes the following proteins:
- the cysS gene encoding cysteine--tRNA ligase — MIKIFNTLTGKKEEFKSVTPKKVKMYVCGVTVYDYCHLGHARGAVVFDVIRRYLIYKGYDVKYVRNFTDIDDKIINRAREEGVSAWDIARRFTEEYRRDMDALGVERADIEPKATEHIPEMIEIINGLIEKGFGYVVNGDVFFDVSRFENYGRLSKRNLDEMLAGARVEVNERKTDPLDFALWKSSKEDEPSWNSPWGKEGRPGWHIECSAMVLKHLGENIDIHAGGKDLIFPHHENEIAQSEAYTGRRFVNYWMHNGFVSINQEKMSKSLKNFFTIKEVLEIYDPETVRLFLLSTHYRSPIDYSDRNLKEAESTLDRFYSTKERIISYIQMRSTDTTSDIDPSLLDYDAKMLYDEIMGFKNAFVEVMDDDFNTAQVLGHIFGLIRTINRYMDKMGDSESTIAYLLNVALMRLEEIGDVLNLFKKIPHEWFYRKRKGTISLTDEEIEKKIEERKEARLRKDWERADRIRKELETAGILLEDRPEGTVWKVKI, encoded by the coding sequence ATTATAAAGATATTCAATACCTTGACTGGGAAAAAGGAAGAATTTAAATCTGTAACACCCAAGAAGGTCAAAATGTATGTATGCGGTGTTACAGTATATGATTATTGTCATCTTGGGCATGCAAGAGGCGCGGTCGTATTCGATGTAATCCGTAGATACCTTATTTATAAAGGATACGATGTGAAATATGTGAGGAACTTTACCGATATAGATGACAAGATAATAAACAGGGCACGGGAAGAAGGAGTATCGGCGTGGGATATTGCAAGGAGATTTACGGAAGAATATCGCAGGGACATGGATGCACTTGGCGTAGAAAGGGCAGACATAGAGCCAAAAGCTACCGAACATATCCCTGAGATGATAGAGATAATTAATGGATTGATAGAGAAGGGATTCGGCTACGTTGTTAATGGAGATGTCTTTTTTGATGTAAGCAGGTTTGAAAACTATGGAAGGCTTTCAAAAAGAAATCTTGATGAGATGCTTGCAGGTGCAAGGGTAGAAGTGAATGAAAGAAAGACAGATCCGCTTGATTTTGCATTGTGGAAGTCATCAAAAGAGGATGAACCTTCATGGAATAGTCCATGGGGAAAGGAGGGAAGACCTGGATGGCATATCGAATGTTCTGCTATGGTATTAAAACACTTAGGTGAAAATATAGATATCCATGCAGGTGGCAAAGATCTCATATTTCCACACCATGAGAATGAAATTGCACAGAGTGAGGCATATACAGGAAGGCGATTTGTCAATTACTGGATGCATAACGGTTTCGTCAGCATAAATCAGGAAAAGATGTCAAAATCGTTGAAGAATTTCTTTACTATTAAAGAAGTATTAGAAATCTATGACCCAGAGACTGTTCGCCTTTTTCTTCTTTCTACCCATTATCGCAGTCCAATAGATTACTCTGACAGGAATCTCAAAGAGGCTGAATCTACACTTGATCGCTTCTATTCTACGAAGGAACGGATTATTTCATATATTCAAATGAGGTCAACAGATACCACATCGGATATCGACCCCTCACTACTCGATTATGATGCAAAAATGCTTTATGACGAGATTATGGGATTTAAAAATGCCTTTGTTGAGGTAATGGATGATGATTTTAACACTGCTCAGGTGCTCGGACATATCTTTGGACTTATCAGAACCATCAATAGATATATGGATAAAATGGGTGACTCAGAGTCGACAATAGCCTATCTTCTTAATGTAGCACTGATGCGTTTAGAAGAAATAGGTGATGTTCTTAATCTCTTTAAAAAGATACCACATGAATGGTTCTACAGAAAGAGAAAGGGAACAATCAGTCTTACCGATGAAGAGATAGAGAAAAAGATAGAGGAAAGGAAAGAGGCGAGGTTAAGGAAGGACTGGGAACGCGCTGATAGGATACGCAAAGAACTGGAGACAGCAGGGATATTGCTTGAAGATAGACCTGAAGGCACAGTCTGGAAGGTCAAGATATGA
- the ispF gene encoding 2-C-methyl-D-erythritol 2,4-cyclodiphosphate synthase has protein sequence MRIGFGYDVHRLVAGRRLILGGIEIPFEKGLMGHSDADVLLHAISDALLGAANEGDIGRHFPDTDPAYKDISSMNLLCKVVNIVKNKGYKVEHIDCSVVAEQPHLSPYIDGMRNVISREIGTDKLRISIKAKTSEGLGPVGKGECIEAYAVCLLGE, from the coding sequence GGAAGAAGGCTGATACTCGGGGGGATAGAGATACCTTTTGAAAAAGGACTGATGGGACACTCAGATGCCGATGTGCTACTCCACGCCATTTCTGATGCATTATTAGGTGCTGCCAATGAAGGAGATATAGGAAGGCATTTCCCTGATACAGATCCTGCTTATAAAGATATTTCAAGCATGAATCTACTCTGCAAGGTGGTTAACATCGTAAAAAACAAAGGTTATAAGGTTGAACATATCGATTGTTCTGTTGTGGCAGAGCAGCCCCATCTGTCACCCTATATAGATGGTATGCGTAATGTTATAAGCAGAGAGATTGGAACAGATAAATTACGCATAAGTATAAAGGCAAAGACCTCTGAAGGATTGGGTCCTGTGGGTAAAGGGGAATGTATAGAGGCTTACGCCGTGTGTCTTCTCGGTGAGTAA